From Microbacterium sp. LWH11-1.2, one genomic window encodes:
- the serB gene encoding phosphoserine phosphatase SerB codes for MTSARFLVVLDADSTLIRNEVIELLADEAGRRDEVQAATEAAMRGEVDFAASLRSRVAALAGVPVSAFSRVRARIEPTSGVRELTAAVHARGGVVGVVSGGFHEILDSVAPELGVDRWRANRLAVVDGALSGQVDGDIVDAAAKASSLREWAIELGVAPHATIAIGDGANDLQMMAAAGLGLAFNAKPAVREAASLVIGPQDLAEVIALLP; via the coding sequence GTGACCTCCGCGCGATTCCTCGTCGTCCTCGATGCCGATTCCACCCTCATCCGCAACGAGGTGATCGAGCTGCTCGCCGACGAGGCCGGCCGCCGCGACGAGGTGCAGGCCGCGACCGAGGCAGCGATGCGCGGCGAGGTCGACTTCGCCGCGAGCCTGCGCTCGCGCGTGGCCGCTCTCGCCGGCGTGCCCGTGTCCGCGTTCTCCCGCGTCCGCGCCCGCATCGAGCCCACGTCGGGCGTGCGCGAGCTGACGGCGGCCGTGCACGCACGAGGTGGCGTGGTGGGCGTGGTCTCCGGCGGGTTCCACGAGATCCTCGACAGCGTCGCTCCCGAGCTCGGGGTCGACCGCTGGCGCGCCAACCGGCTCGCGGTCGTCGATGGCGCCCTCTCCGGCCAGGTCGACGGCGACATCGTGGATGCCGCGGCGAAGGCCTCGTCCCTGCGGGAGTGGGCGATCGAGCTCGGCGTCGCGCCGCACGCGACGATCGCCATCGGAGACGGCGCGAACGACCTCCAGATGATGGCTGCGGCGGGCCTCGGCCTCGCCTTCAACGCGAAGCCCGCGGTGCGGGAGGCCGCCAGCCTGGTCATCGGCCCGCAGGACCTCGCCGAGGTCATCGCGCTGCTGCCGTAG
- a CDS encoding glucose-1-phosphate adenylyltransferase — translation MSAPKKVFGIILAGGEGKRLMPLTADRAKPAVPFGGQYRLIDFAISNLINSGLRQVVVLTQYKSHSLDRHISQTWRMSALLDSYVTSVPAQQRLGKRWFSGSADAILQSMNLINDEKPDIVVVIGADHVYRMDFRQMLEAHIASGAKATVAGIRQPLALASQFGVIDADAETGRIKQFLEKPTDIAGLEDSPHEVLASMGNYIFDADALIAAVEADGESPTSGHDMGGDIVPYFVDRGEAGYYDMKQNEVPGSSPRDRSYWRDVGTIDSFFDAHRDLISTLPIFNLYNMEWPIHSQAVNSPPAKFVRDSVGRIGNAIDSIVSLGSVLSGTHLERSVVGPWTLAGGGSTITDSVVFDHVQLGQGSRVHRAILDKNVVLADGATVGVDRERDLARGFTVTESGITVVGKGVFIER, via the coding sequence ATGTCCGCTCCAAAGAAGGTCTTCGGGATCATCCTCGCCGGCGGCGAGGGCAAGCGCCTCATGCCCCTGACGGCCGATCGTGCCAAACCCGCCGTGCCCTTCGGCGGACAGTACCGACTGATCGACTTCGCGATCTCGAACCTCATAAACTCCGGCCTCCGCCAGGTCGTCGTGCTCACGCAGTACAAGTCGCACAGCCTCGATCGCCACATCTCGCAGACGTGGCGGATGTCGGCGCTCCTGGATTCCTACGTGACCTCCGTCCCGGCGCAGCAGCGGCTCGGCAAGCGCTGGTTTTCCGGCTCCGCCGACGCGATCCTGCAGAGCATGAACCTGATCAACGACGAGAAGCCCGACATCGTCGTCGTCATCGGCGCCGACCACGTCTACCGGATGGACTTCCGACAGATGCTCGAGGCGCACATCGCCTCGGGCGCGAAGGCGACGGTCGCCGGCATCCGCCAGCCGCTCGCCCTGGCTTCGCAGTTCGGCGTGATCGATGCGGATGCCGAGACGGGCCGGATCAAGCAGTTCCTGGAGAAGCCGACCGACATCGCCGGTCTCGAGGACTCGCCCCACGAGGTGCTCGCCTCGATGGGCAACTACATCTTCGATGCCGACGCTCTGATCGCCGCGGTCGAGGCCGACGGCGAATCCCCCACCTCGGGACACGACATGGGCGGCGACATCGTGCCCTACTTCGTCGATCGCGGCGAAGCGGGCTACTACGACATGAAGCAGAACGAGGTTCCCGGCTCCTCGCCGCGCGACCGCTCGTACTGGCGCGACGTGGGGACGATCGACTCGTTCTTCGACGCCCACCGCGACCTGATCTCGACGCTTCCGATCTTCAACCTCTACAACATGGAATGGCCGATCCATTCGCAGGCGGTCAACTCCCCTCCCGCGAAGTTCGTGCGCGACTCGGTCGGCCGCATCGGGAACGCCATCGACTCGATCGTCTCGCTCGGCTCCGTGCTCTCCGGGACGCATCTGGAGCGCAGCGTGGTCGGGCCGTGGACCCTGGCGGGCGGCGGCTCGACCATCACGGACTCCGTGGTGTTCGACCATGTGCAGCTCGGCCAGGGGTCGCGGGTGCATCGCGCGATCCTCGACAAGAACGTCGTCCTCGCCGACGGTGCGACCGTCGGAGTCGATCGCGAGCGCGACCTGGCGCGCGGGTTCACGGTCACCGAGTCGGGGATCACCGTCGTCGGCAAGGGCGTCTTCATCGAGCGCTGA
- a CDS encoding DUF4190 domain-containing protein gives MSDNSFPPPAGEQPVSPPPPPAPPALPPAQPVQAYPGAAPSYGQAPPPAVGYPAPPAAAPQPGYAVAPSQPVYSAPPAPQGYGAAPAQLPAQQPGYAPYVTPGYPMPPARPTSGLAITSLVCGIAGIVLFWAVVPMLASIVAVITGHMALGQTKRNPALGGRGMAFAGLITGYVVVALLLFTTVISLLFFGAFTIPFLFSS, from the coding sequence GTGAGCGACAACAGCTTCCCTCCCCCCGCCGGCGAACAGCCGGTCTCCCCGCCCCCGCCGCCCGCGCCTCCGGCTCTGCCGCCCGCGCAGCCTGTGCAGGCGTATCCAGGAGCCGCGCCGTCGTACGGTCAGGCGCCTCCGCCTGCCGTCGGATACCCGGCACCGCCCGCCGCCGCGCCGCAGCCGGGCTACGCGGTCGCCCCGAGTCAGCCCGTCTACAGCGCACCGCCCGCCCCGCAGGGGTACGGGGCCGCTCCCGCTCAGCTTCCGGCGCAGCAGCCCGGCTACGCACCGTACGTCACCCCGGGCTACCCCATGCCCCCCGCGCGACCGACGAGCGGCCTGGCGATCACCTCGCTAGTCTGCGGCATCGCCGGGATCGTCCTGTTCTGGGCCGTCGTCCCGATGCTGGCGTCGATCGTCGCAGTGATCACCGGCCACATGGCACTCGGTCAGACCAAGCGCAATCCGGCGCTCGGCGGCCGTGGCATGGCATTCGCCGGTCTGATCACCGGCTACGTGGTCGTGGCCCTGCTGCTGTTCACGACCGTCATCAGCCTGCTCTTCTTCGGCGCGTTCACGATCCCGTTCCTCTTCTCCAGCTGA
- a CDS encoding beta-ketoacyl-ACP reductase: MSAQRVVLVTGGNRGIGRAIAERFVRDGYRVAVTARSGEGPEGTLTVRADVTDAAALDAAFTEVEQQLGPVEIVVANAGITKDTLLLRMSEDDFDSVVATNLGGTFRVVKRASKGMLRARFGRVILISSVVGLYGSAGQVNYSASKSALVGFARSLTRELGGRGITANVVAPGFIETDMTAELPEETQKQYKANIPAGRFATPDEVAGVVTWLAGDDAGYISGAVIPVDGGLGMGH; encoded by the coding sequence ATGAGTGCTCAGCGCGTCGTCCTCGTCACCGGAGGCAACCGCGGCATCGGCCGCGCGATCGCCGAGCGCTTCGTCCGTGACGGCTACCGCGTCGCCGTCACCGCGCGATCAGGGGAGGGCCCGGAGGGCACGCTCACCGTCCGCGCCGACGTGACGGATGCCGCCGCGCTCGATGCCGCGTTCACCGAGGTGGAGCAGCAGCTCGGTCCGGTCGAGATCGTCGTCGCGAACGCCGGGATCACGAAGGACACCCTGCTGTTGCGCATGAGCGAGGACGACTTCGACAGCGTCGTCGCGACCAACCTCGGTGGCACCTTCCGTGTCGTGAAGCGCGCATCGAAGGGCATGCTCCGCGCTCGCTTCGGTCGCGTCATCCTCATCTCGAGCGTCGTCGGACTCTACGGCTCCGCCGGGCAGGTCAACTACTCGGCCTCGAAGAGCGCCCTGGTCGGCTTCGCCCGTTCGCTCACCCGAGAGCTCGGCGGTCGCGGGATCACCGCGAACGTCGTCGCTCCCGGTTTCATCGAGACCGACATGACCGCCGAGCTCCCGGAGGAGACGCAGAAGCAGTACAAGGCGAACATCCCCGCCGGCCGGTTCGCGACCCCCGACGAGGTCGCGGGAGTCGTCACCTGGCTCGCCGGCGACGACGCCGGGTACATCTCCGGCGCGGTCATCCCGGTGGACGGCGGACTGGGGATGGGGCACTGA
- a CDS encoding SURF1 family protein, with amino-acid sequence MSKRMTRWGVYVLVAIGFAIACAFLSNWQFERNESRSEQIALIERNYDADPVPLADLIGDDGVLEPGDQWHPVILQGEYLADQQLLVRNRPHGGTSAFEVLVPFRDADGRVFIVDRGWVPPGDGDAPDAVPAPPEGEVTVIARLRQSEQVPASGRGAPEGQVPTINLPTIAELVDGDVITGAYGQLISETPAADAALGGFDSPTDDPGPHLSYAIQWILFALMGFVFIGYIIRTEIVKHREELEDAPAPVRKTRRRDKDADVEDELLDAR; translated from the coding sequence ATGAGCAAGAGGATGACCCGGTGGGGCGTGTATGTGCTCGTCGCGATCGGCTTCGCGATCGCCTGCGCCTTCCTGTCGAACTGGCAGTTCGAGCGCAACGAGTCCCGCTCCGAGCAGATCGCGCTCATCGAGCGGAACTACGACGCCGACCCCGTGCCGCTGGCCGACCTCATCGGCGACGACGGCGTGCTCGAACCGGGCGACCAGTGGCATCCGGTCATTCTGCAGGGCGAGTATCTCGCCGATCAGCAGCTGCTGGTGCGCAACCGTCCGCACGGGGGCACGAGCGCCTTCGAGGTGCTGGTGCCGTTCCGCGACGCCGACGGTCGCGTGTTCATCGTGGACCGCGGCTGGGTGCCGCCGGGCGACGGCGACGCCCCCGACGCGGTACCCGCACCGCCGGAGGGCGAGGTCACTGTGATTGCGCGACTGCGCCAGAGCGAGCAGGTCCCGGCATCCGGCCGCGGTGCGCCGGAGGGTCAGGTCCCGACGATCAATCTGCCGACGATCGCCGAGCTCGTGGATGGCGACGTGATCACCGGCGCCTATGGCCAGCTCATCAGCGAGACCCCTGCCGCCGACGCGGCGCTGGGCGGGTTCGACTCCCCCACCGACGATCCCGGCCCGCACCTCTCCTATGCGATCCAGTGGATCCTGTTCGCGCTGATGGGCTTCGTGTTCATCGGCTACATCATCCGCACCGAGATCGTGAAGCATCGGGAAGAGCTGGAGGATGCTCCGGCACCGGTCAGGAAGACGCGTCGCCGCGACAAGGATGCCGACGTCGAGGACGAGCTGCTCGACGCACGCTGA
- a CDS encoding ABC transporter ATP-binding protein, translating into MPSALEFTDVVVRREGRNIIDHVTWEVADDQRWVILGPNGAGKTTLLQLADTLMHPTSGTVTVLGETLGRTDVFEVRPRIGFASSAMAKRVPRDETVLNTVLTAAYSVLGRWNENYEDIDERRALRVLGDWRLAHLAERTFGTLSDGEQKRVQIARAVMTDPELLLLDEPTASLDLGSREELLALLSGYASSPTTPAMLMVTHHVEEIPVGFTHVLLIRDGAVVAAGPIAETLTAETLGDTFGMPIVLTSDEGRYAARAAA; encoded by the coding sequence ATGCCGAGCGCTCTGGAATTCACCGACGTCGTCGTGCGCCGTGAGGGACGCAACATCATCGATCACGTGACCTGGGAGGTCGCCGACGACCAGCGATGGGTGATCCTCGGCCCGAACGGCGCGGGCAAGACGACGCTGCTCCAACTGGCCGACACGCTGATGCACCCGACCTCGGGCACGGTCACCGTCCTCGGGGAGACCCTGGGGCGCACCGACGTGTTCGAGGTGCGCCCGCGCATCGGGTTCGCGTCGTCCGCGATGGCCAAGCGGGTCCCGCGCGACGAGACCGTGCTCAACACCGTTCTCACCGCCGCGTACTCGGTGCTCGGACGCTGGAACGAGAACTACGAGGACATCGATGAGCGCCGCGCGCTGCGCGTGCTCGGCGACTGGCGCCTCGCCCACCTCGCGGAGCGCACCTTCGGCACGCTGAGCGACGGCGAGCAGAAGCGCGTGCAGATCGCTCGGGCGGTGATGACCGACCCGGAGCTGCTGCTGCTCGACGAGCCGACCGCGTCGCTCGACCTCGGCTCCCGCGAAGAGCTGCTGGCGCTGCTCAGCGGCTATGCGTCGTCGCCGACGACACCGGCGATGCTCATGGTCACGCACCACGTGGAGGAGATCCCGGTCGGATTCACGCATGTGCTGCTGATCCGCGACGGCGCCGTCGTCGCCGCGGGGCCGATCGCCGAGACGCTCACGGCCGAGACGCTCGGCGACACCTTCGGGATGCCGATCGTGCTGACCAGCGACGAGGGTCGGTACGCTGCGCGCGCCGCGGCCTGA
- a CDS encoding DUF3099 domain-containing protein: MKNARQVPAVTSLPQSPRDEADHRVRRYALTMTIRIACFALMVLVQPYGWYTWVFGIAAAVLPYIAVVFANAGSDSTETTAESPVQELEAPRPEPTVVETTDPTVFTIRESRQDGS; encoded by the coding sequence GTGAAGAACGCGCGTCAGGTCCCGGCTGTCACCTCCCTCCCGCAGTCCCCGCGGGATGAGGCTGACCATCGTGTGCGCCGCTACGCGCTCACGATGACCATCCGCATCGCCTGCTTCGCGCTGATGGTGCTGGTCCAGCCGTACGGCTGGTACACGTGGGTATTCGGGATCGCCGCCGCGGTGCTGCCGTACATCGCCGTGGTGTTCGCGAACGCGGGAAGCGACAGCACCGAGACCACCGCGGAATCCCCCGTCCAGGAGCTGGAAGCACCGCGACCGGAGCCGACGGTCGTCGAGACCACGGATCCGACGGTGTTCACGATCCGCGAAAGCCGGCAGGACGGATCGTGA
- a CDS encoding type B 50S ribosomal protein L31 — MKTDIHPEYKAVVFRDLGSGETFLTRSTVSSDKTIELDGVEYPVIDVEISSASHPFYTGKQRIMDSAGRVEKFNQRFKGFGGSSK, encoded by the coding sequence ATGAAGACTGACATTCACCCCGAGTACAAGGCTGTCGTGTTCCGCGACCTCGGCTCGGGCGAGACCTTCCTCACCCGCTCCACCGTGTCGAGCGACAAGACGATCGAGCTGGACGGCGTGGAGTACCCCGTCATCGACGTCGAGATCTCCTCGGCATCGCACCCGTTCTACACGGGCAAGCAGCGCATCATGGACTCGGCCGGTCGCGTCGAGAAGTTCAACCAGCGCTTCAAGGGCTTCGGCGGCTCGTCCAAGTAA
- a CDS encoding cupin domain-containing protein: protein MSGYQVVEIGALDEWRGHHGGFDETRSRDGRRVVDHELTMQYIGMTANALVPGEEAGYWHVHRKIEEVYVFLAGRGQMGLDDDVVEVGPGTVIRVGQGVARTWRARPDSQGELRWLCLRAGGEELPHLPDDSSRLPEKPMPWAD from the coding sequence GTGAGCGGATATCAGGTGGTGGAGATCGGGGCTCTCGACGAGTGGCGGGGGCACCACGGCGGCTTCGACGAGACGCGGTCGCGGGACGGGCGCCGGGTCGTCGACCACGAGCTGACGATGCAGTACATCGGGATGACGGCGAATGCGCTCGTACCCGGTGAGGAGGCCGGCTACTGGCACGTGCATCGGAAGATCGAGGAGGTCTACGTCTTCCTCGCCGGGCGCGGTCAGATGGGACTCGACGACGACGTCGTCGAGGTGGGTCCGGGAACCGTGATCCGAGTCGGCCAGGGCGTCGCTCGCACGTGGCGAGCCCGCCCGGACAGCCAAGGCGAGCTGCGTTGGCTCTGCCTCCGCGCGGGCGGCGAAGAGCTGCCCCACCTCCCGGACGACAGCTCGCGACTGCCCGAGAAGCCGATGCCCTGGGCGGACTGA
- a CDS encoding SRPBCC family protein encodes MNAPAPTGRLVPVADGHDLVFARTLPGSLEDSWASITEPERTARWIGAWEGEGAVGATIRLRLGFEEESPWADVRITECDRPRRLRVLSIDEAGAWDVSMELTPAGERTELRFTMHAVDATTIGDVGPGWEWYLDQLIASMSDAPLPPFEDYYPAQREYFAALAR; translated from the coding sequence ATGAACGCACCCGCACCGACCGGACGGCTGGTCCCCGTCGCAGACGGACACGACCTGGTCTTCGCCCGTACGCTGCCCGGATCGCTGGAGGACTCCTGGGCGAGCATCACGGAACCGGAACGCACAGCCCGGTGGATCGGCGCCTGGGAGGGTGAGGGAGCGGTCGGCGCGACGATCAGGCTGCGTCTCGGCTTCGAGGAGGAGTCGCCCTGGGCAGACGTCCGCATCACCGAGTGCGATCGGCCACGACGGCTCCGGGTGCTGTCGATCGATGAGGCAGGAGCCTGGGATGTCTCGATGGAGCTGACGCCCGCCGGTGAGCGCACGGAGCTGCGCTTCACCATGCACGCCGTGGACGCCACGACGATCGGCGACGTCGGCCCGGGATGGGAGTGGTACCTCGATCAGCTGATCGCCTCGATGTCCGATGCTCCGCTGCCGCCGTTCGAGGACTACTACCCCGCGCAGCGCGAGTACTTCGCGGCGCTGGCGCGCTGA
- a CDS encoding alpha/beta hydrolase — MDIILIPGLWLDASSWDEVIPTLEKAGHRVHPLTLPGVGAPAAESAEIGIADWVDAAARAVDALPGAAVVVGHSGGGNVAWGVADARPERVSRVIFVDTVPPPSGNGISEFELVDGVVPFPGWDFFPDEDVSDLDAAVRARTAPLTLSVPARVPTDEIVLADSARHHVPVTLLMGGLDQETFEGMIDQWGPYADEYHAIDDAEVVRIGSGHWPQFSVPEKLGELIVAAVAR; from the coding sequence ATGGACATCATCCTCATCCCGGGACTCTGGCTCGACGCCTCCAGCTGGGACGAGGTGATCCCGACGCTCGAGAAGGCGGGGCACCGCGTGCATCCGCTCACCCTGCCGGGTGTCGGAGCCCCCGCCGCGGAGTCGGCCGAAATCGGCATCGCCGACTGGGTCGACGCGGCCGCACGCGCGGTCGATGCTCTGCCCGGCGCAGCCGTCGTAGTGGGGCACAGCGGCGGGGGCAACGTCGCGTGGGGCGTCGCCGACGCTCGACCCGAGCGCGTGAGCCGCGTGATCTTCGTCGACACCGTGCCGCCGCCGTCCGGCAACGGCATCAGCGAGTTCGAGCTGGTCGACGGCGTCGTGCCCTTCCCCGGGTGGGACTTCTTCCCCGACGAAGACGTCAGCGATCTCGACGCGGCCGTGCGCGCTCGCACCGCTCCCCTGACGCTCAGCGTGCCGGCCCGCGTGCCGACCGACGAGATCGTCCTCGCCGACAGCGCGCGCCACCACGTTCCCGTGACGCTCCTCATGGGAGGTCTCGATCAGGAGACGTTCGAGGGCATGATCGACCAGTGGGGACCGTACGCCGACGAGTACCACGCGATCGATGACGCAGAGGTCGTGAGAATCGGCTCCGGCCACTGGCCCCAGTTCTCCGTGCCGGAGAAGCTCGGCGAGCTGATCGTCGCCGCGGTCGCCCGCTGA
- the glgA gene encoding glycogen synthase — protein sequence MRVEMITKEYPPEIYGGAGVHVAELVTALRKSIDVRVRAFGAPRDEEGTFAYQPPAELAGANGALQTLGTDLEIVSAIADADVVHSHTWYANFAGHLASQLHGIPHVLTAHSLEPLRPWKAEQLGGGYAVSSGIEKLAYENAAAVIAVSAGMRADILRSYPQVDPAKVRVIHNGIDVERWRPVHDAAFLESIGMDPDRPSVVFVGRITRQKGLPYLLQAARLLPPEVQLVLCAGAPDTPEIMAEVQEGVRLLQQSRDGVIWIERMLPRDELSAILTAATTFVCPSVYEPLGIVNLEAMACGAAVVGTATGGIPEVVADGVTGRLVPIEQLQDGTGTPVDPERFIADLAAVLTEVAMDPERAREYGAAGRERARSDFSWGAIADTTRALYAELLT from the coding sequence ATGCGAGTCGAGATGATCACCAAGGAATACCCGCCGGAGATCTATGGCGGGGCCGGTGTGCACGTCGCTGAGCTCGTCACCGCCCTGCGGAAGAGCATCGACGTGCGCGTCCGCGCATTCGGCGCACCGCGCGATGAGGAGGGGACTTTCGCCTATCAGCCGCCCGCGGAGCTCGCCGGGGCGAACGGGGCGCTCCAGACGCTCGGCACCGACCTCGAGATCGTCTCGGCGATCGCCGACGCCGACGTGGTGCACAGCCACACCTGGTACGCGAACTTCGCGGGACATCTGGCATCGCAGCTGCACGGGATCCCGCACGTGCTCACCGCGCACAGCCTCGAGCCGCTGCGTCCGTGGAAGGCCGAGCAGCTCGGCGGCGGCTACGCCGTGTCCAGCGGCATCGAGAAGCTCGCATACGAGAACGCCGCCGCGGTGATCGCCGTCAGCGCGGGGATGCGCGCCGACATCCTGCGCAGCTACCCGCAGGTCGATCCGGCCAAGGTGCGGGTGATCCACAACGGGATCGACGTCGAGCGCTGGCGTCCGGTGCACGATGCCGCGTTCCTCGAGTCGATCGGGATGGATCCCGATCGGCCGTCCGTCGTCTTCGTCGGTCGGATCACGCGGCAGAAAGGACTCCCGTACCTCCTCCAGGCAGCGCGGCTGCTGCCGCCGGAGGTGCAGCTCGTGCTGTGCGCGGGCGCCCCGGACACCCCCGAGATCATGGCCGAGGTGCAGGAGGGCGTCCGCCTGCTGCAGCAGAGCAGGGACGGCGTGATCTGGATCGAGCGGATGCTGCCGCGCGACGAGCTGTCCGCCATCCTGACGGCCGCCACGACGTTCGTCTGCCCCTCCGTGTACGAGCCCCTGGGGATCGTGAACCTCGAGGCCATGGCCTGCGGCGCCGCTGTCGTCGGCACGGCGACCGGCGGCATCCCGGAGGTCGTCGCCGACGGCGTGACCGGACGGCTCGTGCCCATCGAGCAGCTGCAGGACGGCACGGGGACGCCGGTCGATCCGGAGCGCTTCATCGCTGATCTCGCGGCCGTGCTCACCGAGGTCGCGATGGATCCGGAGCGTGCGCGCGAGTACGGCGCTGCCGGACGCGAACGCGCCAGGAGCGACTTCAGCTGGGGCGCGATCGCCGACACCACCCGCGCGCTCTACGCGGAGCTCCTCACCTGA
- a CDS encoding metalloregulator ArsR/SmtB family transcription factor, with amino-acid sequence MDGARAIADPVRREILELVSAAPLPAGSIAAHFSISRPAVSKHLRVLVECGVVEATVSGRQRIYALRSEPLVEVATYLDRLLGAPFEARLDALETEVARARRQRRARPPSESSIRGETA; translated from the coding sequence ATGGACGGAGCTCGAGCGATCGCGGACCCGGTGCGACGGGAGATCCTCGAGCTGGTCAGCGCTGCGCCTCTCCCGGCCGGGAGCATCGCCGCGCATTTCTCGATCAGCCGACCTGCCGTGAGCAAGCATCTGCGCGTGCTCGTCGAGTGCGGCGTGGTCGAGGCGACCGTGTCAGGGCGGCAGCGGATCTATGCGCTGCGCTCCGAGCCGCTCGTCGAGGTCGCGACCTACCTCGACCGCCTTCTCGGGGCGCCCTTCGAGGCCCGATTGGACGCCCTGGAGACCGAGGTCGCACGAGCAAGGCGTCAGCGCAGGGCCCGACCGCCATCCGAATCGAGCATCAGAGGAGAGACAGCATGA
- a CDS encoding HAD hydrolase-like protein produces the protein MSLAHIRAVCWDWNGTLLDDAEICRQVMNTVLVDHGREPLADLEAYRSVFRFPIREFYRSVGVGDDRFVTAASTYLARLAMRVAEPRLHEGALRTVRGIGRLGVRQVLASATVSDALARQMAPHGLDRLFEAVLAIDDPYRASKHEVIRGWLTTSGLEPADVLIIGDTNHDHEIAEDLGTEFLHFEAGHGIRSGEARRISALDELLALLGPPRHLALDKA, from the coding sequence ATGAGTCTCGCCCACATCCGCGCAGTCTGCTGGGACTGGAACGGCACCCTGCTCGACGACGCGGAGATCTGCCGCCAGGTCATGAACACGGTGCTCGTCGACCACGGGCGTGAGCCCCTGGCCGATCTGGAGGCCTATCGGTCCGTCTTCCGGTTCCCGATCCGGGAGTTCTACCGCTCAGTCGGCGTCGGCGACGATCGTTTCGTCACTGCGGCGTCCACGTACCTGGCCCGACTCGCGATGCGAGTCGCGGAGCCACGGCTCCACGAGGGTGCACTCCGCACCGTTCGCGGCATCGGCCGGCTCGGGGTCCGGCAGGTTCTCGCATCGGCGACCGTGTCCGACGCGCTCGCCCGGCAGATGGCGCCCCATGGTCTGGATCGCCTGTTCGAAGCGGTCCTCGCCATCGATGATCCCTATCGAGCGTCGAAGCACGAGGTCATCCGCGGCTGGCTGACGACGTCCGGCCTGGAGCCGGCAGACGTCCTGATCATCGGGGACACGAATCACGACCACGAGATAGCCGAGGATCTCGGGACCGAGTTCCTCCACTTCGAAGCGGGCCACGGGATCCGCTCCGGCGAGGCGCGACGGATCTCCGCGCTCGATGAGCTGCTTGCCCTGCTCGGGCCGCCGCGGCATCTCGCCCTCGACAAAGCGTAA